In the genome of Paenibacillus sp. GP183, the window TTCTTCGTCAGCAAGGAGCATCTGTCGCTGATTTTCAAGCAGTAGGTGGGCTCTACGGTGATGGACTACATCGCTTCTAATCGGATCGCCGAAGCCCGACAGCTGATGCAGACGTCAGGCAAGGGCACGAGTAGAAAGTTGGAAGAGTAAACCATATCAATATTGCTCATACTATCCCTCAAATCCCAATTCAATGCAAGATATGCGGATTCAGGAGTATACTCCCCATGTAAACGTTACTATAAATAAGGGAGGTTTTCGGTAATGAAAAAAACTTTACTTACCCTGGCGGCTATCGTGATGCTGGGGACAACCGCGGCCTGCGGCAGCAGTAATGGCGGCAACGCCGCCAATCCAAGTGGCACAAAGGGCGCCACACAGACGAATGCGCCTTCCGCGGCGCTGCAAAAAGTGCAATTGAAAATTTTCCTCGGAGGGCTGGATCGTTTTCGCGTGCAGTTCGACAGCTATTTCGCGAAATTTGCGGAGAAAGAAAAAGCGGATAAAAATATCGAGGTTACGTTCAATTCCGAGTATCCCGGAGCCGATACCGCGCCGCAAATTTTGAAAACCCGCCTGGCTACTGGAGATGTTCCGGATGTGTTCAGCCTTCATGCCGGCAATGATATCCCGCCGTTCTCCACAGCAGGCTTTTTGACGGATCTGTCCGATCAGCCATTCGCCAGCAAACTGATCCCAGGCATCAAACCGCTCGTATCGGTCAACGGCAAAGTCGTCGCCTTACCGTTGGAGAGCGTGGCATGGGGTTATCTGTACAATAAGAAAATTTTCAACGATTTGGGCATTACGCCTCCAGCCACGCTGACGGAAATGAAAACTGTCGTACAGAAGTTGAAGGACAATAAAATGAAGCCGTTTCTGCTCAGCTACAAAGAAGCGTGGATTCCGCAGTTGTTCCTGCCTCTGACGGTCGGTGGACTGGTAAACAGCACCCATAAAGATTTCGTCAGTAAAATGAACAGCGATCAAGGCAGCTTTGCAGATATTAAGGAAATGTTCGACATTATCGATTTGGTTAACGCCAACGGAACGGATCGCCCATTCGAAATAAGCAACGACGACGGCTCCGCTGCTTTCGCAACCGGCTCTGCAGCCATGTGGGTGCAGGGGCCGTGGAACGCGGACAGCATTCTGAAAGTGGACGACAAGTTCCAACTTGGGGTTGCGCCGTTGCCGATTACGGACAATCCGGCATCAACACTAATCAACACTTCGGTCTCCACTGCCCTAGCGATATCACCGGGGAGCAAAAACAAAGAAGTGGCGCTGGATCTGCTCAACTATATTCTGGATGACCAGGCCTCCAATGATCTTTACCAAAGCCTGAAATTCAACCCGGTTTCAACCAAACACACCTTTAAGCCTTATCCTTGGGTAGAAGATGCCTTAGTGTATGTGAACAAAGGCCAGTCGTATCAGGATCCGACCATTCCTTCCGCGGTGAAGGACGAATCCGGCAAAGCGCTGCAATCTTACTACAACAAATCCATGACCAAGGATGATATCATTAAGGATTTGGACAAAACCTGGAAAAATGCCAACGCCGCAGCCAAAAAATAAAAACGGATTGTAGAATTGCGCCGTGCCCCGATACCGTTGCCGCGCACCTAGCGGCAATTGGCGGGGTACGGTTTTCCTAAGGAGGGGAACTATACTGAACCGACGCGAACGAGCCTCAATTTCGCTGATTTTATTCGTATTGCCTGCTTTTGTTCTCTATTTGCTGTTTCTGGCCATTCCGATGATTCAAGGCTCTTACTTCAGCTTTACGGACTGGAATGGGTTAAATAAAACGTATAACTTTGTCGGGTTCAGCAACTTTATCGAAGCGATTCGCGACGATACCTATTTCCGGTCGGCCATTTTGTTTACAGCCAAGTACGTTGTAGTTGCGGTTGTGCTTCAGAATGCGATTGCTTTGCTGCTGGCGCTGCTGATCGAATCCCGGAAACGGGCGAAAGGCTTTTTTCGGACGATCTTTTTTATGCCGAACATGCTCAGTGTTATTATCAGCACCTTTATGTGGGTATTCGTGTTTTCCAAAGTCATTCCGGCCTTGTCCAAATACAGGGCATTGAAGTTTCTTAATCTTTCCTGGCTCGGTGATCCGACCGTATCGTTCTGGACGATCGTCATCATTTCCGTATGGGGGGGCGTGGGAACGTTGATGCTCATCTATATGGCGGCGATTCAGGGTATACCCGCGCATCTGAAGGAAGCGGCGATCATCGACGGTGCTCAGCCGTTGCATATGCTGCGGTACATTACACTGCCGATGATCGTGCACGCGCTGACGATTTGCATTTTTCTGACCTTGAACAGCTCATTCAAAATATACGATCTCGTATACGCTGCAACCGGGGGAGGGCCTGGCAGGGGGACGCAAGTCATAACCATGAACATTTTAGAGGAAGCTTATCAGGGCAACATGCGTTTCGGTTATGCCAGCTCGAAAGCGATCATCCTCTTCCTGATCATATTCGTGATTACCATGATTCAAATATCA includes:
- a CDS encoding extracellular solute-binding protein, with translation MKKTLLTLAAIVMLGTTAACGSSNGGNAANPSGTKGATQTNAPSAALQKVQLKIFLGGLDRFRVQFDSYFAKFAEKEKADKNIEVTFNSEYPGADTAPQILKTRLATGDVPDVFSLHAGNDIPPFSTAGFLTDLSDQPFASKLIPGIKPLVSVNGKVVALPLESVAWGYLYNKKIFNDLGITPPATLTEMKTVVQKLKDNKMKPFLLSYKEAWIPQLFLPLTVGGLVNSTHKDFVSKMNSDQGSFADIKEMFDIIDLVNANGTDRPFEISNDDGSAAFATGSAAMWVQGPWNADSILKVDDKFQLGVAPLPITDNPASTLINTSVSTALAISPGSKNKEVALDLLNYILDDQASNDLYQSLKFNPVSTKHTFKPYPWVEDALVYVNKGQSYQDPTIPSAVKDESGKALQSYYNKSMTKDDIIKDLDKTWKNANAAAKK
- a CDS encoding sugar ABC transporter permease, encoding MNRRERASISLILFVLPAFVLYLLFLAIPMIQGSYFSFTDWNGLNKTYNFVGFSNFIEAIRDDTYFRSAILFTAKYVVVAVVLQNAIALLLALLIESRKRAKGFFRTIFFMPNMLSVIISTFMWVFVFSKVIPALSKYRALKFLNLSWLGDPTVSFWTIVIISVWGGVGTLMLIYMAAIQGIPAHLKEAAIIDGAQPLHMLRYITLPMIVHALTICIFLTLNSSFKIYDLVYAATGGGPGRGTQVITMNILEEAYQGNMRFGYASSKAIILFLIIFVITMIQISIMKRHEVEA